A segment of the Luteibaculum oceani genome:
CCGCGCCCCTATCTAAATAGGTGTACAACAAAACCTCTGTATCCGAATAGGTTTTAAGCTTAAAGCCCTTTGATATTAAACCCTGTCTTAATTCAACGTAGTTGTATATCTCCCCGTTGAAAACAATTACATATCTGCCATCTGCAGAGTAAAAGGGTTGGGCGCCATTATCGATATCAATAATTGCCAACCTCCTATGCCCCAAGGCTATATGCTCATCAACAAATTTCCCACTACCATCAGGACCACGATGCTCAATTACTTGCATCATGGATTCTACAATCTGGTGCTTACTTTCTGTATTGTGTTGAGATATAAACCCGGTAATTCCGCACATTTAGATGGATATTTTAGATGCCGTTTTTGTTTTTAATGCCCCGAGGTTAAACTCCTCACAAGCTTTTTCTCTGTCGGATCTGTACAATTTATTTAATCCCTTGTATTGTCTTTTCCAGCCTCCAAACGGCCAATGATACAAGATAGCCATGGTAAAATAACCCAAGGTAGTAATGGAGCTTACCATTTTACTTTCGCTCTCCTTCATGTCATACCTTAGTACAAAAGGCACCTCAGCAAAGCGACATCCCAGAATATTTAATTTTACAATTACCTCTAAGGTTGCTGTAAATCCTAACCCCCGGAGTTGAACAAAGTTATTTCCAAAGATTCTAATAGAATCTTTAATTACTGGAGCTCTGTACCCTCTAAAACCACAAGAATAATCCTTTACACCTTTAATATTGAACATGAATTTCATGAACATATTAGCCGCTTTACTAATGGTTTTTCGGTAGGTATTTAGTCCTTTTTGATCACCACCAGGTTGGAATCGAGACGTATTTACAACATCATATCCTTCTAGGATCTTATTGTAAATATCAACTATGTATTTGGGGTCGTGGGTATCATCCCCCTCCACTCTTATAATAACATCTTCGTCATCGCAAATAGAGGCAATGTACTCAAAACCATCTCTTTCCGTTTCTCCCAAACCACGATTAATTGGGTGGGTTAAAACAGTTAATTGGTTTGACGGATCATTAGCAAAATCCTCCAAAATTTCAGCTGTGCTATCGGTGGAACCGTCGTTTACAACCACCATTCGGTAATCCAATTGGTGTTTCTGTAATTCCGTTTTAATCTTTGGAAGAAGTTTCGGAAGAGACAATTCCTCGTTATAGGCAGGTAGCAATAAATATATCATCGTGGAAGGATTACTTTTTTTTGAGGCTCAAATGTATCATAAAACCCAGTTTTCTGTGCAGCAACCTATGCAGAAAGCGTGGTAGTGGAATGGGTAGCGCGCGAGCTGGAAAAAAGAATAAATGTAATTTCTCAACCTCAAAATACGGCGCCACCATATCAATAAACTCTTGTTTGGAGTAGGATTTACCAATTGGATTATCAGCACCATCATAAAGGCGTGTTATTTCATCGGTATTCCCCTCGTTAAATATGGATTCTCTTCCTCTTCCTTTTAGTCCAGCTCCTAATTTGTGAAGCAACTTTCCTATCCACGAAATGGAAGACCAATTTCTAACAAAAAAATTCTTGTAATAAACCGATATGCTTGCAGTAGCTCCTGGTTTTAACACCCTTGCAATTTCCTCAACGGTTTTTTCTGTATTTGGCGTATGATGAATAACTCCCTGACAATTTATGTGATCAAAAAAGTTGCTCTCGTAGGTCATCGCCTCGGCATTTTGCTGGGCCAAAATAGAGTCCACTTCGTAGGTATCAAGTCGTTTACGAGTAACATCGAGTGCATTTTGCGTTAAATCTGCACTATGCATTTCTCCAACCTTCCTTTTTTGTGCAATTTCGATGGTCCAAAAGCCAACACCACAACCCAAATCCAGTACTCTTTTATTCTCTAGGTCTTTTGGAATATAGAGCTCATCCTCAAAATTTCCAGCAAAAACATCGTCGTAATACACTTCCTTGTGATGCTCGAAAAAGGCTTTACTCCCTGGCTCAAATTGAGATTCCCCTGTAAAGAGAGGATTATTTTCCCAAAACGACTTTACGTCATCTATGGTTTTCGACATTATTTTCTTGGATTTACAGCAGCTGGGCTTCTTTTTAAAACAATCGCCAAAGATATCTTTTTGATCTGCTTAAGGGAAGTATTTACAGGCAAAAGCGCCTTAAAACTTTTTCTATCTTGCCCTCCCAAATAAGGAAGAGCTTCCAACGAACATTAATTTACTGCCGAATGGATACCATTTTAGTACTTGCACCCCATCCCGACGATGGTGAATTTGGACTAGGCGCAACATTGCATCGTTTTGCTCAAGAAGGCAAAAATGTCTTTTATGCTGCGTTTTCTCCATGCATTGCTTCGGTGCCAGATGGATTTCCTAAGGATATTTTGTACAAAGAGCTTGGTGATGCTACGGGAAAACTGAGAATCCCCAAGGAAAACCTTATCACCTTTGATTGTGCGGTACGAAATTTCCCAGCAATTAGGCAGGATATTTTGGAAAGCTTGGTTAAGCTTAATCGCCAACTTAAGCCAGATTTGGTTTTTATGCCAAACAGTAAAGACTTACATCAAGATCATCAAGTAATTCATAACGAAGGCCTCAGGGCTTTTAAAAAAACTAGAATTCTAGGCTACGAACTTCCATGGAACGATGTGGCATTTGATAATCGTTTTTACATTAAAGTTACCGAGGAGAATTTAACTGCAAAAACGGAGGCCATCGCTTGCTACAAAAGTCAAGGATTTAGACCTTACACCTCAAAGTCCTTCTTTAGAAGCTTAGCGCAAATGCGAGGAATGCAAGCTGGAGAAGACCTTGCGGAAGCCTTTGAGCCTATTCGCTGGAAATACTAAGTAGTCGTTCCTTCTGAGCTGCAGAAAATCTACCTAGATTAATATCCTGTAACGCCCAGTGATCGGGATATGCAATAAGGTCAATCAATTTTTTATCCGGGTTAAATACCACCAGGGAGGTCCTATTCGAATCAATTGCAATAAACACCTCTTTACTGGGTAAGTACACCGAGTTTTGTATCCATTCAAGTTTTTCTAGGCCATCATGTTTACCCGGGATTCCGTCAAAAACGAATTGCTTTAGGGTCTCACCTTTTCGCAACCATACCGCTCCACCCCCTGTATTAGTGGCCATATAGGTGTTTTCTTCGATGCGCTTACCTCCATGAGGTTTAACTAATCCGGTAAAGACAATTTCTGATTTGGTTGGATTTTTTCGGTCAATTTTTCTTACCTCACCACGGTGAAACATGGTAATTAGAAAATGATCACCTCCATCCCATTCCGAGGAATTTATAAATGCTGCTCTCATTGCGGTAGGCAACACTTGCGATATGGGATCCTTTATAAGTTTTACGGGAAGTCCGTCACTAGAAAAGGCTTCATCCCTAGTTAAAAGAAAGGAGCTACCATCACTTGGATTTTTACCGGTATTAAATCCATTTTCCCAAGCAAACCACTCAAATTCCGCCTTACTTAACTCCTTAATTTTATATGTAAAAAGACAATCAAATCCTGATGAGGAAACCAAAACCTCAGTACCCTCATCATTAAAGTTCACAGTATGGATATAGCTAAACCAAGGGTTTTTAATTTCCTGTGCATTCCCAATTTCATCTAAAAGATAAATGGTGTTTTCTGAGGATACTGCAGCAAAAGGAGCTTTAAAATCAATTCCTCTTGGCTCTTTCACCTTAGTTAAGATTTCGCTTTCTACGAGCTTGCCACCCGCCAATTTTAATTGGGCAATACCACCTAAACCAGCAGGACGACGTTCTACACTACCAGATCTCCCGCTTTTATTGGATTGCGATGCGATGTAACGCTTTCTAATTTCATCTAGATTAAAGCTTTTTATGGTGGCCCCTAAATCTATTTCTCCATAAAAACTATGGTCCACCTTAAAATCCTTTAAATAAATTGTTTCCATTCCTACAGCGTATTAATTACCTCAACTAGTTTTTTGGTTTGCTCCGATCTACTAAAACCAAAAACCGCATCGGTATTTTCCTTTTCAAGGCTTCCGTCTCTATGGTGATTATATAAGTCTAAAATTAGCTGCTCAATTGCTTCCGTATCTGAATAATCGAACATGGTGCCCCTTTCAGCTTCTGAAATAATTTTAGCTGCATCGCCCCTTGGTGGCCCAATTGCCACTATAGGGGTGCCAGAAGCCAAATACTCAAATATTTTTCCGGTTAATATGTATCTATTGCTATCTGTTCTCGGAATAATAAATAACAAGGCTGTGGCGGCTCGCATTCTTGTGGTAGCCTCATTATGGGAAACAAACCCCTCTAATTCTAGATTATTTCCGAGCCCTCTAGCCTTTATATCCTCCAATACTTGAGGGTGAACATTCCCCGTTAACGCAATTTGCAGGTCCTTTTTAAACTGACTATTCTCCTTGCAAATTTTCTCTAAGACAACCCAAAGTTCTGGACAGTTTTGGTTGGGCTTAAAATTCCCAGTATATGCCAAAACAAACTTTCCGGTATTGGTTCCAGAATCCCTAGCGGATAAATCCATATCCGAAGGGTCAAAACCGTTGTAAACGATATCTACTTTTTTACCTGTATATGACAAGTCTTCACCTAAACCTGGACTTATAGTAATTACTCGATCTGCCTTTTCTAAAACGGTTTGCTCCAGTCTAGCATCCTTCTTCTCGGTGCGTTTAGATCGAGGGAACATTTTATTGTAATAAATTTTGGTCCAAGGATCTCTAAAATCTACTATCCATTTTACCCCAAACTCTTTGGCTAGTTTTAATCCTATTAAATGAGTGGAATGAGGTGGCCCCGTGGTAATAATTGCGTCAAAACTCTGGTTTTTCAGCAATGCCCTTCCGGCCTTTATGGCGTAATTATTCCAACCCTTTCTGGCATCGGGAATGAAAAAATTGGCTCGAATAAACATGGCCAACCGCTGAAAAACAGATTTAGAATCTTTTATCCCGGTTAATCCAACTGAGATGGATTTTCCTTTTTTGCCTTGTAATCGATTGTATAATTCAAATGGATCCCAACTATCCGTTTTAATTACACGAACATCTGGGTGAATATCTTTGACAAGATTTTCATCCGTATTGGGGTAACTACCGTCTCTTACAGTAATAACCGTTGGCAGGATATTATTTTCCGGTAAAAACTTGGTAAACTTTAACCAACGTTGCACCCCCGGTCCAGAACCAGGGGGCCAGTAATATGTGAAAATTAAAACCTTCTTTGCCAAAGCAAGTACTAATTCGCCTTTTGATCCCTGTAAATTCCTGCACCTAAAAGCAATAGAATCAGGATAGATGCTGCAAGATTTATTTTATTTCCAGTGCTGTACATTTCCGGGTTGAACACAAATTTAATCTCGTGTTGGCCCTCCGGAACCTTCATTGCTCGTAGTATATAGTTGGCTCTAAAATGATCAACCTCAACACCGTCTATGTATGCTTTCCAACCTGGCTGATAATAGATTTCTGAGAATACCACCAATTGCTCTTTCTGAGCATTAAAACTATAGGTAAGCTCGTTTGGCAGATAGGAAGTAAGGCTAATACTAGCTGTACTATCCAATTGTGGGCTATATGCTTTTAATTCGGGGAAATCGCTCACATTCACAACCACCTCATTTCTTAGATCAGAAGCGTCTTCCTTAAGAGCGAGGATGGCATCATTAGGACTCGTAACTTCAATCAAGTTAGAGACCATCCAAGCATTTCCAAAACGTTCATTATTTGGAATGGCAATTAATCTACCCTCACGATTTTGAATAAAATACTTGGTGTTAAGCATGTTCAACACCTGAAAGTTGAGCCCACCTGCGTAATGAAAATCAATAATGTCTTGGTACCTTCTCAGCTTAGCACCGTGGTAACCTCCAATTGACTTATGATAAAAGGATGTATAGGAATCGTTAAAAGTACTTCTAGCCAAGTTTAAAACCCTGTAATTGGAGTTCAAATTGAGGATAGCAAACTTTATTTTTTCCTGCTCCAGTTGGCTTAGATTAGGTTTTTCAGCTCGTGCATTTTGTATAGCAACATTTATCTCCTGCGCCAACTGCGGGTTTTCTCTTAGCTCGGCTTGTAAGATTTGGTTGTCCGCCGCACTGGGTGGGGCTGGAACAACGGCCGACTCTTTTTTCTCCCAGTTTACGTATTGACCACGCTCCTTCTCGGTATTTAAATACCTTTTATTAACCGGCCATAAATCCGCTAAAATTAACACCCCAAGGCCAATAATAAATACGTACGACTTTTTGATTTGCCCCTTTAAGTACGCCATTACCAAAAAGGCTGCAAAAACTATAAAGGCTAAACTTCTAAGCACATCCGATTTAAAAATGCTAATCCTCACCTCTTTTAGGGCATCAATATAATTTTGAATTTGAACCGCATTGGCGCCATTAGAGGCACCTAAGAAATTTTGTTTTTCAGTTTCACTTAAGAAACTAAAGAAGGTGTCAGGAATTAGCCAAAACAGCAGCAATAATCCTAGCACCGCTCCGGATACCCCATAAAAAGTTTTCTTGTGGTCTTCCCAAGTAAATCGCTCTCTTAGCATTTTTTCTATCCCCATAAAGGCTAGTAGAGGAATAGTAAACTCGAGCAATGCCAGAATAATGGTAACCGCCCTAAACTTGTTATAGCCTGGGATAAAGTCCAAGAAAAAGTTTGTTAGGCCCATAAAATTCTTACCCCAGGAAAGGGCAAGAGCCAATACGGTAGAAATAATAATTACCCATTTTAGTCGCCCTTGTATCCAAAAGCAAGCAAGAAGAAAAAGGAATACCACAATTGCCCCAACATAAACCGGCCCAGAAGTAAAAGCTTGATTCCCCCAGTAGGAATTACTTTGAGCAATGGACTGTTGTAATGCTCTCGGTGCCTTTCTAACCGCCTTATTGTCCATTCCAATTGCTGAGGTAGCTCCCCCCTTTGCATTAGGTATAAGCAAGGTCCATGATTCTTGTAGCCCATAAGACCATTGAACCACATAGTCTCTATCCAGACCACTGGTTACGATATCCTCGTTAGATTCTCCGTTAGGTTTAATGGTTAAAACCGAACCACCTCTGGTTGTGGCCTTACTGTAGGTATAAGTATTGTATAATGACGCAAAATTTGCTGCTACTGCAAGTATGGTGGCTATAGCAGCAAATCCAACAGTCTTGGTGAAATTTGGAAAGGATTTATCCTTAACAACACCGTAAACCTTAAAGAGAGAATAAAAACCTAATAATATTCCGAGGTAATAAGTGATTTGAACGTGGTTACACCAAATTTCTAATGCCAGTGTTAAAGCGAAAAGACCTCCGTACAACAGCTTTTTATCCGACTTCCACAACTTATGAAATGCTCCAAAAACCAAGGGCATATACCCAATAGCATGTGCTTTAGAATTGTGCCCGGCTTCCAAAATCACAATAAAGTAGGTGGAAAACGCAAATCCAATAGCGCCTATAATAGACAGCTCATTCCGCCAGCCTAATAAAAGCCCCATCAGGTAAAAACTAATTAGGTACAAAAAGAACAATCGGGAGTTGTTGGGTATAAACAAGGTTAAGGCCTTATCTACAAATCGCAATGCGTGATCTGCATAAACGGTAGATATTTGAAAAACAGGCATTCCCCCAAACATGGAGTTGGTCCATAGACTTTGTTCCCCTGTGGTATTTCTGTGATGAACCACTTCGTGGGACATTCCCATGAAGTTTTTAATATCCCCCTGTTTTATTTTGTAACCATTAAACGCAGGGTAGAAAAAGGCAAATGTTAAGCCAAAAAAAATGGCCACAGCTAAAAGCGGGCCTTTTAATTTAGGTAGGATATTATTCATCGTTCTTGTCCTTTATTTCAATGTAATCGGCGTCCTCAATTTCAGTCTTACCGTAATTCGCCTTCCTGTTTTTTTTGGAAGTGGTGTTACCGGAATACTTCTTCTTAGACTGGTTATTAGAAGAAGAGGCTGCGTTATACAGCCTCCCCACAAATCTAATAATCAAATACCCTAAAACAATAAGGGCTATAGTTCTTAAGATTCCCATTAACGACTTAAGTAAAGGTTTCTTTCAGAGTAAATTTCTCTGAAGAAAGGATCTCTTAAATTGTCAATAAATCGAATTGCTTCACCTGTAGATTTCATCTCTGGACCTAATTCCTTATTTACATTAGGGAATTTATCAAAAGAGAAAACTGGTATTTTAATGGCGTATCCTTTCTTTCTTGGGTTGAATTTAAAGTCTGTTACTTTTTTCTCACCAAGCATAATTTTCGTTGCGTAATTAACGTAAGGCTCGTTATACGCCTTAGCAATGAAAGGAACTGTTCTAGATGCTCTTGGGTTAGCCTCAATGATATACACCTTATCGTCTTTAACGGCGAACTGAATGTTTATCAATCCAACTGTACTTAATGCTTTCGCAATTTTCCTAGTGTGATCCTCTATTTGGTGGATAACCAAGTCACCTAAATTGTATGGAGGCAATACCGCGTATGAATCTCCCGAGTGAATACCTGCAGGTTCTATGTGCTGCATTATTCCAAGGATATATACATTTTCACCATCACAAAGGGCATCGGCCTCTGCTTCCATTGCTCCATCCAAGAAGTGATCTAGAAGAATTTTGTTGTCTGGCATATCCCTCAGGATATTAACAACATGCTTTTCTAGTTCCTCCTCGTTGATTACAATTTTCATTTGCTGACCACCTAATACATAAGAAGGTCTAACTAGCAATGGGAAACCTAAATCTTTTGATAATTCAACCGCTTGCTCGGCGCTCTCTACAACTCCAAATTTCGGATAAGGAATGTCGTTTTCCTTTAACAATCTGGAGAAAGAACCACGATCCTCAGCTAAGTCTAGGGCTTCAAATGAAGTACCTAAAATCTTAATGCCATACCTAGAAAGCTTTTCAGCCAACTTTAGAGCTGTTTGTCCGCCAAGCTGTACAATTACCCCTTCTGGCTTTTCGTGTAGGATGATATCGTAAATATGCTCCCAGAAAACAGGCTCGAAATAAAGCTTATCTGCCGTATCAAAATCGGTTGAAACGGTTTCAGGGTTACAGTTGATCATGATGGTCTCATAACCACATTCCTTCGCTGCTAGCACCCCGTGAACACAACAATAATCGAACTCAATTCCCTGTCCAATTCTGTTTGGTCCAGAACCTAGGACAACAATTTTCTTTTTGTTAGTCGCTACAGATTCGTTCTCTTCCTCAAAAGTTGAGTAGTAATATGGAGTTTGCGCCTCAAATTCAGCGGCACAAGTATCAACCAACTTGTAAACACGCTTAATGCCAAGGTCATTTCTCTTTTTAAATACCTCAGACTCTAAACATCTTAGTAGATGTGCTATTTGTCTGTCGGCATACCCCTTTTGCTTTGCTTCTAGAAGCAAGTCTTTTGGAAGGGTTTCTAAAGTGAATTTTTCAATCTTGCGCTCTAACTGAATAAGTTCTTCGATTTGACGAAGGAACCAAGGATCAACCTTAGATTTTTCGTAAATCGTTTTCATTGGAATACCCAGTTTTATACCATCATAAAGGTGGAATAAACGGTTCCAACTTGGGTTTGCAAGCGACTCTAATATTTTATCTTGGTTGGTAAGCTCTTTTCCATCAGCTCCCAAACCATTTCTTTTAATCTCAAGAGACTGACAAGCCTTCTGAAGGGCTTCTTGGAAAGATCTACCTATCCCCATTACCTCACCCACAGATTTCATCTGCAATCCAAGGCTTCTGTCTGCACCGTGGAATTTATCAAAATTCCAACGAGGTATCTTTACGATTACGTAGTCTAAGGTAGGCTCAAAGAAAGCCGAAGTGGTTTTAGTAATTTGGTTGGATAACTCATCTAAATGGTATCCTATCGCCAATTTAGCTGCAATTTTCGCAATTGGATATCCAGTTGCCTTTGAAGCTAACGCAGATGAACGAGAAACCCTTGGGTTAATCTCAATTGCAATGATATCTTCCTTTTCGTCGTTACTTACGGCAAACTGTACGTTACAACCACCGGCAAAATTACCGATGCTGCGCATCATTTTTATCGCCATGTCGCGCATTCTCTGATATGTTTTATCAGAAAGCGTCATAGCTGGGGCAACAGTTATAGAGTCTCCAGTATGGATTCCCATTGGGTCCATGTTCTCGATAGAACAAATAATGGTAACGTTATCGTTATCATCACGCAGCAGCTCTAACTCGTACTCTTTCCAACCTAATACGGCCTTATCAATCATCACCTCGTGAATAGGTGAAAGGTGAAGTCCGCGAGTAAGTTGCTTTTCGAAATCCTCCTGGTTGTATACGATCGATGCTCCCGCACCTCCTAAGGTATATGAAGCTCTTATACAAAGTGGGAAACCAAATTTCTGAGCAACCTCTTTTCCTTCTAAGAAAGACTTTGCAGTTGCCTGTGGTGCCATACCAACCCCAATTTGCCCCATCAACTTTCTAAAGGCCTCACGGTTTTCGGTAATCTCAATGGCGTTGATGTCCACACCTATGATTCTAACCCCAAATTCTTCCCACAAGCCCATTTCCTGGCAATTAATGCACAGGTTCAATGCAGTTTGCCCTCCCATTGTTGGAAGAACCGCATCGATGTTGTGGTTTTTTAGGATTTTCTCAATAGATTGAGGCTCAAGTGGCTCAAGATAAACATGGTCTGCAACCACGTTATCAGTCATAATCGTCGCAGGATTAGAGTTGATAAGAATTACTTCTATCCCCTCTTCACGCAACGATCTTGCTGCTTGAGAACCTGAATAATCGAACTCACAGGCCTGTCCTATGACAATAGGCCCACTACCAATAATTAATACGGAACGGATGCTTTTATCTTTCGGCATGTAGCAGAACTAAGTTTACTTAAGTAAAATTGCCGCGAAGTTAGGGAGATTTGACAAACTCGACACAGATTTGGAGCAACAAGAATTAACAATCGATGGGTTCACCTTTTCCTATGTCAGGATTGGCAAGGGAAACAAAGGAATTATTTCTTTTAATGGATATGAAAAAACTGCAATAGATTTTGCGGAAAATCTACTTGAAACGGAATTTCCTCACCATTACACCATCCTTTGCGTTGATTTATTTTTTCATGGAAAAACGATTGTCCCGCAAAAAAGAGTGGAAAAAAATCAAATAACACCCTCAGAACTTCATGTATACATCCAAAAAATCCTAACAAAAGAAAATTTGGTTTTTCCTCACCTTTTCGGTTTTTCCATGGGAGGAAAAATAGCTTTGTCCTTATTTTCGTATCACCCAGAAGAGTATGGCAACTTATACCTTTTAGCACCAGAGGGACTGAAACCTATTTGGTGGTACGGTGCTTTAGCAAGTTTCCCGCCTTTTCGCTCCGTTTACAAGTACTATATCCACCACCCGTATTGGTATTTTTTCTGGATGGATCTAATTAAAAAAATTGGGCTACTATCTAAATCAGCAGTGGAGTTCGCTAATGAAAAAATGGCAACACCCGAAAGAAGAAAGTTTCTTTACGATGTATGGATGAGCATTAAAAAACTAAAACCAAGCTTTCCAAAGCTTCAAACTATACCCGCTTTAGAGGATAGAATACAAATTTTTGTAGGAAGTAAGGATCGAGTGGTAAGAGCAACTAAAGCTTATGAATTCTGTAAAAACCTTGGACTTAACCCTAAAAAGGTGGTTAAGGAATTCGATGCAGGACACAGCATTCTTAAGCCTCAGTATTTAAGAGAAATCCCAATCAAGTAGGTACAAACAAAAAAAGGCGCAACTACGTGCGCCCAAAACCTCACTTATGAAAATTAGCTATTATCTCTTGTGACGTCCTTCAGACGAAACAGAAACTTTTTTTCTTCCTTTTCTTCTACGAGCAGCTAAAACTTTTCTTCCGTTAGCCGTGCTCATACGCTCTCTAAAACCGTGCTTGTTTCTTCTCTTTCTCTTGGAAGGCTGATATGTACGTTTCGTTGACATTGCGATTCAAATTTCTGAAATGGGCGGCAAATATATATCCCTTTCATTCAAAATCCAAAAAGAAAAAGAAATAAATCTATAGCCGAAGTAAATCCGTAATTTTGCAGCAAAATACAACCTTTTGATTCCAACAAAAAAACGCCAGAAGAAAGAAAAGCGACCAAAGTTATCATGGAAAGCAGTTAAACGTGCTGCCAAGCTTTTTAAATACTTAAGGCCATATAGGGTAACTTTTATAATCGGAATGATCTTCCTTCTTGGAAGCAGCTTAACAGGATTACTGTTCCCAGGTTTAATGGGTAAACTTGTGGATGCGCAAGGCACCGAAAGCCCAGAATCTGAATCCCTACTCCAATTAGACAACATAAATGTTGTAGCGGCGATGCTCTTTGGAGTATTTTTAGTGCAAGCTGTTTTTTCCTTTTTCAGAATTATCCTCTTCTCTAGGGTTACTGAAAACATGTTGGCCGATCTTCGCCAGAGCACTTACAATCATATTATACGACTTCCTATCGACTTTTTTAATAGAAATCGAGTAGGAGAATTGAATAGCCGAATTAGTGCCGACATTTCCGTTTTACAAGAAACCTTTACCACTACTCTCGCAGAATTCATCCGTCAAATAATCGTCATTGTTGCGGGAATTGTCTTCCTTACATTCTACTCCGTAAAACTTTCTCTTTTAATGTTGGCCACATTACCGGTATTCATGGTTATTGCCGTGCTATTCGGGAAAAAGGTTAGAAAACTTTCTAAAGAAGCGCAAGACTTAGTAGGTAAATCAAATGTAATTGTTGAGGAAACCCTAAGTGCCATTCAATCGGTTAAGGCTTACGTTAACGAGTGGTTCGAAAGCTCAAGATACAAGACGGCAACAGATAGTGTTAAGTCTGTAGCATTGAAAAATGCAACGTGGAGAGCTAGTTTCGCTTCGTTCATAATTCTCTGCTTATTCGGCTCTATAGTTTTGGTAGTATGGTACGGAGTACTTCTTCGCGAAGCTGGAGAAATAACCACCGGAGATCTGTTCTCCTTCATACTGTACTCCGTTTTTGTTGGCGCAAGTTTTGGTGGGATTGCAGACTTGTTTAGTCAAATTGCCAAAGCAGTCGGAGCAACCGAGCGCTTGATGGAAATTTTAGATACCGAATCCGAAGCGGAAGCAAAAGAAACCCAGGTAAAACTTAAAGGGAAAGTTAACTTTAAAGATGTTAGTTTTTCCTACCCCACAAGACCAGACATTAAGGTTTTAAATGAGGTA
Coding sequences within it:
- a CDS encoding glycosyltransferase family 2 protein; translation: MIYLLLPAYNEELSLPKLLPKIKTELQKHQLDYRMVVVNDGSTDSTAEILEDFANDPSNQLTVLTHPINRGLGETERDGFEYIASICDDEDVIIRVEGDDTHDPKYIVDIYNKILEGYDVVNTSRFQPGGDQKGLNTYRKTISKAANMFMKFMFNIKGVKDYSCGFRGYRAPVIKDSIRIFGNNFVQLRGLGFTATLEVIVKLNILGCRFAEVPFVLRYDMKESESKMVSSITTLGYFTMAILYHWPFGGWKRQYKGLNKLYRSDREKACEEFNLGALKTKTASKISI
- a CDS encoding class I SAM-dependent methyltransferase, encoding MSKTIDDVKSFWENNPLFTGESQFEPGSKAFFEHHKEVYYDDVFAGNFEDELYIPKDLENKRVLDLGCGVGFWTIEIAQKRKVGEMHSADLTQNALDVTRKRLDTYEVDSILAQQNAEAMTYESNFFDHINCQGVIHHTPNTEKTVEEIARVLKPGATASISVYYKNFFVRNWSSISWIGKLLHKLGAGLKGRGRESIFNEGNTDEITRLYDGADNPIGKSYSKQEFIDMVAPYFEVEKLHLFFFPARALPIPLPRFLHRLLHRKLGFMIHLSLKKK
- a CDS encoding PIG-L deacetylase family protein, which gives rise to MDTILVLAPHPDDGEFGLGATLHRFAQEGKNVFYAAFSPCIASVPDGFPKDILYKELGDATGKLRIPKENLITFDCAVRNFPAIRQDILESLVKLNRQLKPDLVFMPNSKDLHQDHQVIHNEGLRAFKKTRILGYELPWNDVAFDNRFYIKVTEENLTAKTEAIACYKSQGFRPYTSKSFFRSLAQMRGMQAGEDLAEAFEPIRWKY
- a CDS encoding glycosyltransferase family 4 protein; translation: MAKKVLIFTYYWPPGSGPGVQRWLKFTKFLPENNILPTVITVRDGSYPNTDENLVKDIHPDVRVIKTDSWDPFELYNRLQGKKGKSISVGLTGIKDSKSVFQRLAMFIRANFFIPDARKGWNNYAIKAGRALLKNQSFDAIITTGPPHSTHLIGLKLAKEFGVKWIVDFRDPWTKIYYNKMFPRSKRTEKKDARLEQTVLEKADRVITISPGLGEDLSYTGKKVDIVYNGFDPSDMDLSARDSGTNTGKFVLAYTGNFKPNQNCPELWVVLEKICKENSQFKKDLQIALTGNVHPQVLEDIKARGLGNNLELEGFVSHNEATTRMRAATALLFIIPRTDSNRYILTGKIFEYLASGTPIVAIGPPRGDAAKIISEAERGTMFDYSDTEAIEQLILDLYNHHRDGSLEKENTDAVFGFSRSEQTKKLVEVINTL
- a CDS encoding YfhO family protein: MNNILPKLKGPLLAVAIFFGLTFAFFYPAFNGYKIKQGDIKNFMGMSHEVVHHRNTTGEQSLWTNSMFGGMPVFQISTVYADHALRFVDKALTLFIPNNSRLFFLYLISFYLMGLLLGWRNELSIIGAIGFAFSTYFIVILEAGHNSKAHAIGYMPLVFGAFHKLWKSDKKLLYGGLFALTLALEIWCNHVQITYYLGILLGFYSLFKVYGVVKDKSFPNFTKTVGFAAIATILAVAANFASLYNTYTYSKATTRGGSVLTIKPNGESNEDIVTSGLDRDYVVQWSYGLQESWTLLIPNAKGGATSAIGMDNKAVRKAPRALQQSIAQSNSYWGNQAFTSGPVYVGAIVVFLFLLACFWIQGRLKWVIIISTVLALALSWGKNFMGLTNFFLDFIPGYNKFRAVTIILALLEFTIPLLAFMGIEKMLRERFTWEDHKKTFYGVSGAVLGLLLLFWLIPDTFFSFLSETEKQNFLGASNGANAVQIQNYIDALKEVRISIFKSDVLRSLAFIVFAAFLVMAYLKGQIKKSYVFIIGLGVLILADLWPVNKRYLNTEKERGQYVNWEKKESAVVPAPPSAADNQILQAELRENPQLAQEINVAIQNARAEKPNLSQLEQEKIKFAILNLNSNYRVLNLARSTFNDSYTSFYHKSIGGYHGAKLRRYQDIIDFHYAGGLNFQVLNMLNTKYFIQNREGRLIAIPNNERFGNAWMVSNLIEVTSPNDAILALKEDASDLRNEVVVNVSDFPELKAYSPQLDSTASISLTSYLPNELTYSFNAQKEQLVVFSEIYYQPGWKAYIDGVEVDHFRANYILRAMKVPEGQHEIKFVFNPEMYSTGNKINLAASILILLLLGAGIYRDQKAN